A part of Bacillus rossius redtenbacheri isolate Brsri chromosome 1, Brsri_v3, whole genome shotgun sequence genomic DNA contains:
- the LOC134527860 gene encoding zinc finger BED domain-containing protein 4-like has protein sequence MADSSGNVQDRKLSHIWKFYEKRKGEGECKVCKKRIQTPTGSTSGLLRHLKLHPAAEKNYLDLTKEKATKQKENSYRQLSIQDCVTKKQKVSEARKTIIDRKIGAMMACDFQPYSIVEDRGFKGLLNELEPGYEVPSRTTFSRSIVPKIYREEKAKLAEEIKTDVDDGLQSVSFTTDMWSSARQDSFISLTSHYLTKDFELKYHVLGNYHFSGSHTALAIQEKLTAAIEEWNFPTNSIPLYVVTDNAKNFTAAINKTSWIHTRCFAHTLQLAVQDAKSEHNVADLLAKGRAIVGHYRHSNIARERLHALQLKLSKPVHELLPMVPTRWNSEFTMLSRLVEQQVPLSADLGDSMAVENFTLSEWKLAANVVSVLQPIEQATRELCYSKFPTISSKIPLLYGIEATLSNYVEEQSNPGIAFAISLQKSIKSRFPLYTTVKEDMIAMVLDPRFKNILLQDHENLICVQRITSDLKVVVDKKTASVPEENPSDTVEASCSLWNTFEHLKKSSCSSVKSPRVENELTIYLGENVIPRSSDPLMWWQQNQSRFPALARVARKYLAIPATQVESERLFRSAGNTVTSRRENLLAENIEQLVFLNSRF, from the coding sequence ATGGCTGATAGTTCTGGAAATGTTCAAGACCGTAAATTGTCGCACATttggaaattttatgaaaaacgaAAGGGTGAGGGTGAGTGCAAAGTGTGCAAAAAACGTATTCAGACGCCTACTGGTTCAACAAGTGGTCTCTTACGACACTTGAAACTTCATCCAGCCGCCGAAAAGAATTATTTGGATTTAACAAAGGAAAAAgctacaaaacaaaaagaaaattcttatagacAGTTATCAATTCAAGACTGTGTcacaaagaaacaaaaagttaGCGAAGCTAGAAAAACCATAATTGACAGGAAAATTGGTGCAATGATGGCATGTGATTTTCAGCCATACAGCATTGTAGAGGATCGCGGATTTAAAGGACTGCTCAATGAACTAGAACCAGGTTATGAAGTACCATCTCGCACTACATTTTCCAGGTCTATTGTACCAAAAATTTACCGTGAAGAAAAAGCCAAACTTGCAGAAGAAATAAAGACAGATGTTGATGATGGACTTCAGTCTGTTTCATTTACTACTGACATGTGGTCATCCGCAAGGCAGGACAGTTTTATTTCTCTCACAAGTCACTATTTGACAAAAGACTTTGAGTTGAAATATCATGTCCTTGGAAATTACCACTTTTCAGGTTCGCACACTGCTCTGGCAATCCAAGAGAAGTTGACAGCAGCTATAGAGGAATGGAATTTTCCCACCAATTCAATTCCATTGTACGTAGTTACAGATAATGCTAAGAATTTCACAGCTGCCATAAACAAAACATCATGGATTCACACACGGTGTTTTGCCCACACACTACAGTTGGCAGTTCAAGATGCTAAAAGTGAACACAATGTTGCAGACCTTCTAGCAAAAGGCCGGGCAATCGTGGGACATTATCGCCACAGCAATATTGCTCGAGAAAGGCTTCATGCTCTGCAGCTAAAGTTGAGCAAACCTGTACACGAGCTGTTACCAATGGTGCCGACAAGATGGAACAGTGAGTTTACAATGCTCTCCCGCCTTGTTGAGCAGCAGGTACCCTTATCTGCAGATCTAGGAGATTCAATGGCAGTAGAAAATTTTACATTGAGTGAGTGGAAACTTGCTGCTAATGTAGTAAGTGTGTTACAGCCAATAGAACAAGCCACAAGAGAGCTGTGTTATTCTAAATTTCCCACTATCTCTTCCAAAATACCTTTGCTGTATGGCATTGAGGCAACACTTTCTAACTATGTTGAAGAACAAAGTAACCCTGGAATTGCATTTGCTATTTCTCTTCAGAAAAGTATTAAATCTAGGTTTCCGTTGTACACAACAGTAAAAGAAGACATGATTGCAATGGTACTTGACCCACgcttcaaaaacattttgctgCAAGATCACGAAAATCTTATTTGTGTGCAGCGTATTACTTCAGATCTCAAAGTGGTTGTTGATAAAAAAACAGCATCTGTTCCAGAAGAAAATCCATCAGATACAGTTGAAGCCAGCTGTTCTCTGTGGAATACTTTTGAACATCTGAAGAAATCAAGCTGTTCCTCAGTAAAGTCACCAAGAGTTGAAAATGAACTTACCATTTATCTTGGTGAAAATGTTATCCCCCGATCAAGTGACCCTCTTATGTGGTGGCAGCAGAACCAGTCACGTTTCCCTGCGCTTGCCAGAGTCGCAAGAAAATATTTAGCCATACCAGCCACGCAGGTGGAAAGCGAAAGGCTTTTCAGAAGTGCTGGTAACACTGTTACATCCAGAAGAGAGAATCTGTTGGCCGAAAATATAGAGCAGCTTGTCTTTTTAAACAGCAGATTTTAA